The following are from one region of the Streptococcus sp. 1643 genome:
- a CDS encoding DUF3173 family protein, translated as MNMTGYSESQSKKIIKQAKLILVNKGFQWYKNKRVGRVPMKIVEDILGFELNLKNDIMYNVHEDTANREETQYGSN; from the coding sequence ATGAACATGACTGGATATTCAGAATCACAATCAAAAAAAATAATAAAGCAGGCTAAACTTATTCTTGTTAATAAAGGTTTTCAATGGTATAAAAATAAACGTGTTGGTCGAGTACCAATGAAAATAGTAGAAGATATACTTGGTTTTGAATTGAATTTAAAAAATGATATAATGTATAATGTACATGAAGATACTGCTAATAGGGAGGAAACCCAGTATGGTAGTAACTAA
- a CDS encoding Rep family protein, with the protein MNKNKKDANLTAIMLVQQLEDEHWKTWQDKTALKKARDESNIRPLLEIVTDKLNKADITVKEAYGIKHDKDEINVWNQELMKNVIKKKAEHIHFLFKFEKGASLNRIALAVGVEPQYLEKLKSGRYGYDNCLAYLVHAKDESKYQYKPDEVVTVKGENYASVYHRCMETWVKGRATKKAKETDLSIDWLIEKILSGEITKSNILLTNDYYAIYGQHKRKINEALDTVGERKSYRTIAELEARSFKKTVLFVTAKSGVGKTKYSKKLITLLQNVALNFGQTWDSCVTASTNAFDEYNSQEILFLDDIRGDSLTVSDWLKLLDPFMISPISARYHNKMGSAKVIIITSTKQPIDFFAIAKGNITEDVGQFNRRIDYLIKLDDDSATLSIPTKQLEEIFNEEEIPWGLPPFISYDFSQDKQVTVNESIDILIKTIIRNMQWNKKKVISDTEQSNKDNQNTQQK; encoded by the coding sequence ATGAACAAAAATAAAAAAGACGCAAACCTAACTGCTATCATGCTGGTCCAACAACTGGAAGATGAACACTGGAAAACTTGGCAAGATAAAACAGCTTTAAAAAAGGCTAGAGATGAAAGTAATATCCGCCCCCTACTTGAGATAGTCACTGATAAACTAAATAAAGCTGATATTACTGTTAAAGAGGCTTACGGAATCAAACACGATAAAGACGAGATAAACGTTTGGAATCAAGAATTGATGAAAAATGTAATCAAAAAGAAAGCTGAACATATTCATTTTCTCTTTAAGTTTGAAAAAGGAGCATCACTAAACAGAATAGCTCTAGCTGTTGGGGTTGAACCTCAATATCTAGAAAAACTAAAGTCTGGTCGATACGGATATGATAATTGTTTAGCCTACTTAGTCCATGCGAAGGACGAGAGTAAATATCAATACAAACCAGACGAAGTTGTTACTGTAAAAGGTGAAAACTACGCTAGCGTTTATCATAGATGTATGGAAACATGGGTTAAAGGTCGTGCAACCAAAAAAGCTAAGGAAACAGATCTTAGTATTGATTGGTTAATTGAAAAGATATTGTCCGGAGAAATAACCAAAAGTAATATTTTGCTTACGAATGATTATTACGCTATCTATGGACAACATAAGCGAAAAATAAATGAAGCTTTAGATACCGTAGGAGAGCGAAAAAGTTATAGGACTATTGCAGAACTTGAAGCAAGAAGCTTCAAGAAAACAGTTTTATTTGTTACTGCTAAAAGTGGGGTTGGAAAAACAAAATACAGCAAGAAGCTGATAACGTTATTACAAAATGTAGCTTTAAATTTCGGACAAACTTGGGATTCCTGCGTCACAGCATCAACTAATGCTTTTGATGAATATAATAGTCAAGAAATTTTGTTTCTTGATGACATCAGAGGAGACAGTTTAACTGTATCTGATTGGTTAAAACTACTCGATCCTTTTATGATTAGTCCAATATCAGCGCGATATCATAACAAAATGGGGTCAGCAAAAGTCATTATCATTACAAGTACCAAACAACCTATTGATTTTTTTGCAATTGCAAAAGGAAATATTACTGAAGATGTAGGACAATTTAATCGTAGAATTGATTATTTAATTAAACTAGATGATGATAGTGCAACATTATCAATCCCAACAAAACAATTAGAAGAAATTTTTAATGAAGAAGAAATCCCTTGGGGATTGCCTCCTTTTATTTCATATGATTTTTCGCAAGATAAACAAGTTACAGTTAACGAATCTATCGATATTCTAATAAAAACTATTATTCGCAATATGCAATGGAACAAAAAAAAGGTTATCTCTGACACCGAACAAAGTAACAAAGATAACCAAAATACTCAACAAAAATAG
- a CDS encoding cell division protein FtsK gives MRKRRFRRIKPTSNCKLQGYQISLIAFVVTISITGLLLYISLSNSILAPYIAKPLLLFYLLDAIFLSLLVLLFTKREEVSTISIPSMSSKSKKLAKKLKQLFNDKQITDVLKLSNSTRYGDEMPEISVWVNETLIDGYIAIENIANWERADREKFEQRVSGILSGKYQRFSVVNSELTAGDSYILFYFEDTLTSQRLIVKDNIDSLKPFVNDDTHAIKLSKDLIWHSDIVPMMSIIARTRAGKSVLAGRYLAKLMLLQGWTVEYNSAKYDRYVKEFNGQSEPTKIVERAEYWCSIMDDRLSKINEAGKEKYLEMEHMPNIGLFFDELGNLNASLESLDKTDKALKATSRWTNAINRLSATGGSAGIHIIAISQFATKEGFLPSLARVNCSDAVIMLGGAADSADERKYLMSGFADMAKRSYGKGQGLARILGSGKKWEVPHFYETPWFEE, from the coding sequence ATGCGTAAGCGTAGATTCAGAAGAATCAAACCAACTTCTAATTGTAAATTACAAGGCTATCAAATCTCTCTGATAGCTTTTGTAGTTACAATCAGTATAACTGGCTTGCTACTCTACATAAGTCTTTCAAATTCTATATTGGCACCGTATATTGCAAAACCGCTACTGCTCTTCTACTTACTAGATGCTATATTTTTATCGCTATTAGTTCTTCTATTCACAAAACGAGAAGAAGTATCAACAATTTCAATACCTTCAATGTCTAGCAAATCAAAAAAACTGGCTAAAAAACTGAAACAACTATTTAATGATAAACAAATAACCGATGTTCTAAAACTTTCAAACTCCACTAGATACGGAGATGAAATGCCCGAAATTTCTGTCTGGGTTAATGAAACCTTAATAGATGGATATATAGCCATTGAAAATATCGCTAATTGGGAGCGTGCAGACCGTGAAAAGTTTGAACAGCGAGTATCTGGAATACTATCAGGTAAATATCAACGTTTCTCTGTTGTCAACTCCGAACTAACCGCTGGAGATAGCTATATTCTCTTCTATTTTGAAGATACACTTACTTCACAGCGTTTGATTGTAAAAGACAATATAGATTCATTAAAGCCATTTGTAAACGATGATACACATGCAATAAAGCTATCAAAAGACCTAATATGGCATTCGGATATTGTACCCATGATGTCTATCATTGCACGAACAAGAGCAGGGAAATCAGTGTTAGCTGGTCGATACTTGGCTAAACTAATGTTGTTACAAGGTTGGACAGTTGAATACAATTCTGCTAAATACGACCGATACGTCAAGGAATTTAACGGTCAATCAGAACCTACCAAGATTGTTGAACGTGCTGAATATTGGTGTAGCATTATGGATGATCGACTTTCAAAAATCAATGAAGCAGGAAAAGAAAAGTATCTTGAAATGGAACACATGCCAAATATTGGCTTGTTCTTCGATGAACTCGGAAATCTAAATGCTTCATTAGAATCACTAGACAAGACTGATAAAGCATTAAAAGCAACTTCACGCTGGACCAATGCAATAAACAGACTATCTGCGACTGGTGGCTCTGCTGGTATTCATATCATTGCTATTAGTCAGTTTGCAACAAAAGAAGGGTTTTTACCTTCCTTGGCTCGTGTAAATTGCTCCGATGCTGTAATCATGTTAGGTGGTGCTGCCGATTCTGCTGATGAACGTAAATATCTGATGTCTGGTTTTGCAGATATGGCTAAAAGAAGTTATGGAAAAGGTCAGGGACTAGCTCGGATTTTAGGTTCTGGTAAAAAGTGGGAAGTGCCACACTTCTATGAAACGCCGTGGTTTGAAGAATAG